A region from the Sander vitreus isolate 19-12246 chromosome 1, sanVit1, whole genome shotgun sequence genome encodes:
- the LOC144521155 gene encoding uncharacterized protein LOC144521155 isoform X2: MTSTLVRLLPMLLASLASASHHYGGSSTYTYKGRNPDGTFKVDFRNRATFDSWQSSHYWYCYNGNCGNNPSNQVGVLDRSTNAPQYNREWCETETVSTRNIPTDRPFQMRADSCCWITTRNGLFNWRLLTSVDLGSRSDTGQPNHSPDIAILPFLRVPQNCPRTYKLMSFDPDGDRVRCRYGSVSDGECSTCNQPSGFILDEGSCSLHYLNSNANPSPYGFELVVEDFPQRHITLAYTDGGRDSRAPLTVRRKRQVPSAAAYTSVSPWGSWGQTTAEPTTAAPTTSPWWGWWFTTTPATTTAEPTTAAPTTSPWWGWWYTTTPATTTAEPTTTDPPTTPWGWWYTTTPPTTTAEPTTTDPPTTPWGWWYTTTPATTTAEPTTTDPPTTPWGWWYTTTPPTNPWWYTTTPWWYSTTAPPATTTAYTTYAGTMRNLHATTPPLSKLPLQFSLLVDPPAPSCQEGHYLPQFVHPTPENGARVQAEINKEVEIRVKAQAAYATIHDIIISGPLNISKHRTAYDEFAIKWSPNPDDLGDHYPICFAVESVTGHAGNALPGTTLSYHYHPSPSSQSGVYQSEMRCVLVDIRKEQVKSHVICGESTMTVEVEKSSFRGLSEEHLRLSDPSNTACSLQSYSNSTHIIAVVPLNACGTQIEEDEENLIFKNEITTVDSTEYLITRKHQLEVQFYCQYPKRGNVTLGFTAHRRNVTVWEKGFGTFTYQFEFYPNAQFQTQIDPNDYPLEYDIGRRIYMQIEATTAVDDTELFVESCSAAPYDNPNYWPTYPIIDNGCNVDPTVELHSPAHQRQFQFSMEAFKFIGLHDQVYISCSVLICESGSPGTRCSQGCLNSTSAGHQHHRRRREAATQTVRHFISQGPLRLRRAAESSGSPVINLNLNLVFIAGCLLAAVGMISAVVIYKAKISRVKYQPLPAFES; the protein is encoded by the exons GTGGACTTTCGCAACCGGGCAACCTTTGATTCGTGGCAGTCCTCCCATTACTGGTATTGTTACAACGGCAACTGTGGTAACAACCCCAGCAATCAAGTAGGCGTACTTGACAGGAGCACCAATGCACCCCAATATAACAGGGAATGGTGTGAAACTGAAACAGTCAGTACGAGAAACATCCCAACTGACAGACCTTTTCAAATGAG GGCAGACAGCTGTTGTTGGATCACAACTCGTAATGGGCTTTTTAATTGGAGACTCCTGACTTCAGTGGATTTGGGATCAAGATCTGACACCGGACAACCCAACCACTCACCTGACATTGCCATTCTACCTTTCCTACG AGTTCCCCAGAACTGCCCACGGACATACAAGCTGATGTCCTTTGACCCTGATGGCGACAGAGTTCGATGCAGATATGGAAGTGTCAGCGATGGAGAGTGCAGCACGTGTAACCAACCCTCAGGCTTTATCTTAGACGAG GGCTCTTGCTCATTACACTACCTCAACTCCAACGCCAACCCCAGCCCTTATGGATTTGAGTTGGTGGTGGAGGACTTCCCGCAAAGGCACATTACTCTGGCCTACACTGATGGGGGCCGAGACTCCCGGGCTCCACTGacagtgaggagaaagagacaggTCCCATCTGCAGCAGCATATACCAGCGTATCCCCATGGGGGTCTTGGGGGCAAACTACAGCCGAAccaacaacagcagcaccaACCACATCCCCATGGTGGGGCTGGTGGTTTACTACAACCCCAGCCACAACTACAGCCGAGCCCACAACTGCAGCGCCAACCACATCCCCATGGTGGGGCTGGTGGTATACTACAACCCCAGCCACAACTACAGCCGAGCCCACAACTACAGACCCACCCACAACTCCATGGGGCTGGTGGTATACTACAACCCCACCCACAACTACAGCCGAGCCCACAACTACAGACCCACCCACAACTCCATGGGGCTGGTGGTATACTACAACCCCAGCCACAACTACAGCCGAGCCCACAACTACAGACCCACCCACAACTCCATGGGGC tggtggtataCTACAACCCCACCCACAAATCCATGGTGGTATACTACAACCCCATGGTGGTATTCCACAACTGCACCTCCTGCAACTACTACAGCCTACACAACGTACGCTGGCACCATGAGAAACCTGCACGCCACCACTCCTCCTCTCAGTAAACTACCTTTGCAATTCTCCTTACTTG TGGACCCTCCTGCTCCCTCATGTCAGGAGGGACACTACTTGCCTCAGTTTGTGCACCCTACACCTGAAAATGGAGCACGCGTCCAAGCAGAGATCAACAAAGAAGTGGAGATCAGAGTCAAAGCACAAGCTGCATACGCAAC AATACATGATATCATCATCAGTGGGCCACTGAATATCAGCAAGCACAGGACAGCATATGACGAGTTTGCCATTAAGTGGTCGCCTAACCCGGATGACCTGGGAGATCATTACCCAATCTGCTTTGCTGTTGAATCAGTGACCGG ACACGCTGGAAACGCTCTTCCAGGCACAACCCTCAGTTACCATTACCACCCCTCCCCATCCTCACA GTCTGGCGTCTATCAGTCCGAGATGAGATGTGTTCTGGTTGACATCCGGAAGGAGCAAG TTAAATCCCATGTGATCTGCGGCGAGTCCACAATGACAGTAGAGGTTGAGAAATCTTCGTTCCGTGGACTCAGTGAGGAACATTTGCGGCTCAGTGACCCCAGCAACACCGCCTGCAGCCTCCAGAGCTACTCCAACAGCACTCACATCATCGCTGTCGTCCCCCTCAACGCTTGCGGCACTCAGATCGAG GAAGATGAGGAAAACCTGATCTTCAAGAATGAAATCACCACAGTTGACAGCACAGAGTACCTGATCACCAGGAAGCACCAGCTGGAGGTGCAGTTCTACTGCCAGTACCCCAAACGTGGGAACGTGACGCTGGGCTTCACGGCGCACAGGAGGAACGTCACAGTGTGGGAGAAAGGCTTTGGCACGTTCACCTACCAGTTTGAGTTCTATCCCAACGCCCAATTCCAAACCCAAATCGATCCAAATGATTACCCTCTGGAGTACGACATAGGGAGGCGGATTTACATGCAGATAGAGGCCACCACTGCCGTTGATGACACCGAGCTGTTTGTGGAGTCCTGCAGTGCGGCACCATATGACAACCCAAACTACTGGCCAACCTACCCCATCATTGACAACGG GTGTAATGTGGACCCAACTGTTGAACTCCATTCCCCTGCCCACCAGAGACAATTCCAGTTCAGCATGGAGGCCTTCAAGTTCATCGGCTTGCACGACCAG GTGTACATCAGCTGTTCAGTGCTGATATGTGAGTCAGGGAGCCCCGGCACCAGGTGCTCACAGGGATGCCTCAACTCCACATCAGCCGGTCACCAACATCACCGCCGAAGGAGAGAGGCTGCCACTCAGACTGTGAGGCACTTTATTTCCCAGGGTCCTCTGCGCTTAAGGAGAGCCGCAGAAAGCTCCGGAAGCCCAG TGATCAACCTGAATCTGAACCTGGTTTTCATCGCTGGATGTCTCCTTGCAGCCGTTGGCATGATCAGTGCAGTGGTCATCTACAAAGCCAAAATATCAAGGGTCAAATACCAACCTTTGCCCGCATTTGAAAGTTAA
- the LOC144521155 gene encoding uncharacterized protein LOC144521155 isoform X1, with translation MTSTLVRLLPMLLASLASASHHYGGSSTYTYKGRNPDGTFKVDFRNRATFDSWQSSHYWYCYNGNCGNNPSNQVGVLDRSTNAPQYNREWCETETVSTRNIPTDRPFQMRADSCCWITTRNGLFNWRLLTSVDLGSRSDTGQPNHSPDIAILPFLRVPQNCPRTYKLMSFDPDGDRVRCRYGSVSDGECSTCNQPSGFILDEGSCSLHYLNSNANPSPYGFELVVEDFPQRHITLAYTDGGRDSRAPLTVRRKRQVPSAAAYTSVSPWGSWGQTTAEPTTAAPTTSPWWGWWFTTTPATTTAEPTTAAPTTSPWWGWWYTTTPATTTAEPTTTDPPTTPWGWWYTTTPPTTTAEPTTTDPPTTPWGWWYTTTPATTTAEPTTTDPPTTPWGWWYTTTPPTNPWWWWYTTTPPTNPWWYTTTPWWYSTTAPPATTTAYTTYAGTMRNLHATTPPLSKLPLQFSLLVDPPAPSCQEGHYLPQFVHPTPENGARVQAEINKEVEIRVKAQAAYATIHDIIISGPLNISKHRTAYDEFAIKWSPNPDDLGDHYPICFAVESVTGHAGNALPGTTLSYHYHPSPSSQSGVYQSEMRCVLVDIRKEQVKSHVICGESTMTVEVEKSSFRGLSEEHLRLSDPSNTACSLQSYSNSTHIIAVVPLNACGTQIEEDEENLIFKNEITTVDSTEYLITRKHQLEVQFYCQYPKRGNVTLGFTAHRRNVTVWEKGFGTFTYQFEFYPNAQFQTQIDPNDYPLEYDIGRRIYMQIEATTAVDDTELFVESCSAAPYDNPNYWPTYPIIDNGCNVDPTVELHSPAHQRQFQFSMEAFKFIGLHDQVYISCSVLICESGSPGTRCSQGCLNSTSAGHQHHRRRREAATQTVRHFISQGPLRLRRAAESSGSPVINLNLNLVFIAGCLLAAVGMISAVVIYKAKISRVKYQPLPAFES, from the exons GTGGACTTTCGCAACCGGGCAACCTTTGATTCGTGGCAGTCCTCCCATTACTGGTATTGTTACAACGGCAACTGTGGTAACAACCCCAGCAATCAAGTAGGCGTACTTGACAGGAGCACCAATGCACCCCAATATAACAGGGAATGGTGTGAAACTGAAACAGTCAGTACGAGAAACATCCCAACTGACAGACCTTTTCAAATGAG GGCAGACAGCTGTTGTTGGATCACAACTCGTAATGGGCTTTTTAATTGGAGACTCCTGACTTCAGTGGATTTGGGATCAAGATCTGACACCGGACAACCCAACCACTCACCTGACATTGCCATTCTACCTTTCCTACG AGTTCCCCAGAACTGCCCACGGACATACAAGCTGATGTCCTTTGACCCTGATGGCGACAGAGTTCGATGCAGATATGGAAGTGTCAGCGATGGAGAGTGCAGCACGTGTAACCAACCCTCAGGCTTTATCTTAGACGAG GGCTCTTGCTCATTACACTACCTCAACTCCAACGCCAACCCCAGCCCTTATGGATTTGAGTTGGTGGTGGAGGACTTCCCGCAAAGGCACATTACTCTGGCCTACACTGATGGGGGCCGAGACTCCCGGGCTCCACTGacagtgaggagaaagagacaggTCCCATCTGCAGCAGCATATACCAGCGTATCCCCATGGGGGTCTTGGGGGCAAACTACAGCCGAAccaacaacagcagcaccaACCACATCCCCATGGTGGGGCTGGTGGTTTACTACAACCCCAGCCACAACTACAGCCGAGCCCACAACTGCAGCGCCAACCACATCCCCATGGTGGGGCTGGTGGTATACTACAACCCCAGCCACAACTACAGCCGAGCCCACAACTACAGACCCACCCACAACTCCATGGGGCTGGTGGTATACTACAACCCCACCCACAACTACAGCCGAGCCCACAACTACAGACCCACCCACAACTCCATGGGGCTGGTGGTATACTACAACCCCAGCCACAACTACAGCCGAGCCCACAACTACAGACCCACCCACAACTCCATGGGGCTGGTGGTATACTACAACCCCACCCACAAAtccatggtggtggtggtataCTACAACCCCACCCACAAATCCATGGTGGTATACTACAACCCCATGGTGGTATTCCACAACTGCACCTCCTGCAACTACTACAGCCTACACAACGTACGCTGGCACCATGAGAAACCTGCACGCCACCACTCCTCCTCTCAGTAAACTACCTTTGCAATTCTCCTTACTTG TGGACCCTCCTGCTCCCTCATGTCAGGAGGGACACTACTTGCCTCAGTTTGTGCACCCTACACCTGAAAATGGAGCACGCGTCCAAGCAGAGATCAACAAAGAAGTGGAGATCAGAGTCAAAGCACAAGCTGCATACGCAAC AATACATGATATCATCATCAGTGGGCCACTGAATATCAGCAAGCACAGGACAGCATATGACGAGTTTGCCATTAAGTGGTCGCCTAACCCGGATGACCTGGGAGATCATTACCCAATCTGCTTTGCTGTTGAATCAGTGACCGG ACACGCTGGAAACGCTCTTCCAGGCACAACCCTCAGTTACCATTACCACCCCTCCCCATCCTCACA GTCTGGCGTCTATCAGTCCGAGATGAGATGTGTTCTGGTTGACATCCGGAAGGAGCAAG TTAAATCCCATGTGATCTGCGGCGAGTCCACAATGACAGTAGAGGTTGAGAAATCTTCGTTCCGTGGACTCAGTGAGGAACATTTGCGGCTCAGTGACCCCAGCAACACCGCCTGCAGCCTCCAGAGCTACTCCAACAGCACTCACATCATCGCTGTCGTCCCCCTCAACGCTTGCGGCACTCAGATCGAG GAAGATGAGGAAAACCTGATCTTCAAGAATGAAATCACCACAGTTGACAGCACAGAGTACCTGATCACCAGGAAGCACCAGCTGGAGGTGCAGTTCTACTGCCAGTACCCCAAACGTGGGAACGTGACGCTGGGCTTCACGGCGCACAGGAGGAACGTCACAGTGTGGGAGAAAGGCTTTGGCACGTTCACCTACCAGTTTGAGTTCTATCCCAACGCCCAATTCCAAACCCAAATCGATCCAAATGATTACCCTCTGGAGTACGACATAGGGAGGCGGATTTACATGCAGATAGAGGCCACCACTGCCGTTGATGACACCGAGCTGTTTGTGGAGTCCTGCAGTGCGGCACCATATGACAACCCAAACTACTGGCCAACCTACCCCATCATTGACAACGG GTGTAATGTGGACCCAACTGTTGAACTCCATTCCCCTGCCCACCAGAGACAATTCCAGTTCAGCATGGAGGCCTTCAAGTTCATCGGCTTGCACGACCAG GTGTACATCAGCTGTTCAGTGCTGATATGTGAGTCAGGGAGCCCCGGCACCAGGTGCTCACAGGGATGCCTCAACTCCACATCAGCCGGTCACCAACATCACCGCCGAAGGAGAGAGGCTGCCACTCAGACTGTGAGGCACTTTATTTCCCAGGGTCCTCTGCGCTTAAGGAGAGCCGCAGAAAGCTCCGGAAGCCCAG TGATCAACCTGAATCTGAACCTGGTTTTCATCGCTGGATGTCTCCTTGCAGCCGTTGGCATGATCAGTGCAGTGGTCATCTACAAAGCCAAAATATCAAGGGTCAAATACCAACCTTTGCCCGCATTTGAAAGTTAA
- the LOC144523060 gene encoding ZP domain-containing protein-like, whose protein sequence is MLKGLILAAWLVYFLCHVYPVKSGVICDESKMTIGVEKSKYRRLLKVDFRINDATNAACRLSSNSTHFFAEVPLNGCGTQIEENGENLIFKNTITLVNNPKDVIIRKCLLELKFECKYPKSVKVKQSFSAHRKNVVESEKGLGTFTYNFEFYPDKQFQTPLTPDSYPLDCDSEQTLYMQIEVASSIENTELFVESCSAAPYDIPNYETTYSIIDKGCAVDPTVKNYSRAHDTKFRFSMDAFKFIGLHEQVYISCSVMICRLGRPDTRCSQGCVNSRLRRDDQQHHISKREAVTQSSRHFVSQGPLRLRRSAESPRSPVINLNLNLVFIAGCLLAAVGMISAAVIYKANISRVKYQPLPAFQS, encoded by the exons ATGTTGAAGGGACTAATATTGGCTGCATGGCTGGTGTATTTCCTGTGTCATGTTTATCCTG TTAAATCTGGTGTGATCTGCGATGAGTCCAAAATGACAATAGGGGTTGAGAAGTCTAAATATCGTAGACTCCTTAAGGTGGATTTCCGGATCAATGACGCCACCAACGCCGCCTGCCGCCTCAGCTCCAACAGCACTCACTTCTTCGCTGAAGTCCCCCTCAACGGTTGTGGCACTCAGATCGAG GAAAATGGTGAAAACCTAATTTTCAAGAATACAATCACCTTAGTCAACAACCCAAAAGACGTGATCATCAGGAAATGTCTGCTGGAGCTGAAGTTCGAATGCAAGTACCCCAAAAGTGTAAAAGTGAAACAGAGCTTCAGTGCACACAGGAAGAATGTCGTAGAGTCGGAGAAAGGTCTCGGCACGTTCACCTACAACTTTGAATTTTATCCTGATAAGCAGTTCCAAACCCCGCTTACACCAGATTCATACCCTCTGGACTGTGACAGTGAGCAAACGCTTTACATGCAGATAGAGGTCGCCTCCTCAATTGAAAACACCGAGCTGTTTGTGGAGTCCTGCAGTGCGGCACCATACGACATTCCAAACTACGAGACAACCTACTCCATCATTGATAAAGG GTGTGCAGTGGACCCGACTGTTAAAAATTATAGCCGCGCCCACGACACAAAATTCAGGTTCAGCATGGATGCCTTCAAGTTTATCGGCTTGCATGAGCAG GTGTACATCAGCTGTTCAGTCATGATCTGTAGATTAGGAAGACCTGACACCAGGTGCTCCCAGGGATGTGTCAATTCCAGATTACGGCGAGATGATCAGCAACATCACATCTCAAAGAGAGAGGCTGTCACTCAGAGTTCAAGGCACTTCGTTTCCCAGGGTCCTCTGCGCTTAAGGAGATCAGCAGAGAGCCCCAGAAGCCCAG TGATCAACCTGAATCTGAACCTGGTTTTCATCGCTGGATGTCTCCTTGCAGCCGTTGGCATGATCAGCGCCGCGGTCATCTACAAAGCCAATATATCAAGGGTCAAATACCAACCTTTGCCCGCATTTCAAAGTTAA